Genomic DNA from Candidatus Edwardsbacteria bacterium:
GGTAGGCCATGCCTTTATCCTGCAGGCTTAAAAACAGCATTTCGGACAAGGATCGGTTCTTCCTGTGCGATCTGATATCCACCCGGTAGCCCATCAGCCGATATACCCCGATGACGAAACCGGAACAATCATTCTTGAAGCATTTGTTCAAAGAGGCCAGGTTCTTGGTCCCTACCAGACCCTTGGCGCATTCCACGATCTCCTGCCGCCGCTGCATCTCCTCTCGGGGCATCTCCCGGCTCCGGATATAAGGCCCGGCGCAAGACAGCAATAATAAAATCCCGACGGCAAATGATATGAATTTGAAGTATCTCATGTTTTTATTGTAACTTATTTATTGATAGAATACAAGAAAAAAGCCGCCCGGTGGCGGCTGAAAATGATCTATCTTTGATCCAAACCGAGGGCGGACTTAAGCCGGCCCAGAGCGTATTCCTCCAGGGGGAAATGCCATTCATCGGCCAAAAGCTTTTCCAAATATTTACCCGCTGCGGGGTTTGGGGGGAAGATCGATATCAATTTTTTATAAATATCCGGCGTGTATTGATAGACCTTGGCCAGGTCGTCCAGCGGGTACTTGGCTTGGGCGATATCAGTGGGGGTGGCCATGCATTTCTGGGCCATCAGTGGGCAGGTGATGGTATCACGCTGGGTGGAGAACTCGAAGAATTTACGGCACATTGAACAGTAGTATTTCCCGGACGGAACGTCTCCCGTGATCTCCAGTTCGTCGAGTTTGATGGCCTGGCTGATGCTCAAAACATCCTTGAATACCGGAATTACGGCGTTCAGCAGATCGAACAACTTATCCTTATTCCAGATTTTCCCAAGGTCGGTGATTATAAAAGTGACCTCTTCCTCCGTTACCCGCTGGGCTGTTTCACAGCCGCTTACAATAAGGATGAAGCTTTTTACGGTCTGAAGCTTTTCGTTTCTGTATTTTACCCCCCAGTCGTTCAAAAACCCCAGATAGGCGTTAAACAATCCGTCCCCGATCTTGCCAAAGTCGCCGGTGGCCAGGAATGACATTATTTTTTGCGGGATTTTAGGGTAAAAAAGCCCCAGTTTTTCCAGGCAGATGGACGACTCCAGGGGCATTACCTCAATGGGGATGGGGGTATTGATGCACATCTTGGGCATGAAGGGGCACACCGGCTGGTCCATGGTGAACAGCATTTTGCAGGTTAGGCACCAGTAGCGGTGGCTGGGCGAAAGGCTACCCTTGGGAAGGGACGCGACCTTCTGCATCAGTTTTTCCTTGTTATCAAACATAGCTCCTCCGTTTAGATAATGAGAGCGCGCTGATGCCGGCATCTATTGGTCAATCCGTTAAAACAGCTTTTCTTCTATTGACCTTCTTCCGTCCCTGGAGACGTTTCCCATCCAGTCTTTTAAGCTTGGACCCATAACTGGGCTTGGTGGCCACCCGTTTTTTCTCCCTGGCCGATGCTTTAAGGATCAGCGCATTCAGCCGGTCGAGTGCATCCTGTTTGTTGCGTTCCTGGGTGCGGTATTTACGGGCATCAATGATTAAGATGCCCTGGGAATTGATCCGGTTCCCCGCCAGCTTAAAAACTCTTTCCTTTACTGTTTCGGATAACGACCTGGCGCGAACGATATCAAATCTTAACTGGACTGCGGTGGCTACCTTGTTGACATTCTGTCCGCCCGGACCGGAACTGCGGACAAAATGATACACGATATTTACATCGTTGGCTTTGATCTCTGAAGGGCCCATGATCAGATCAATCCCGGTCTTTACGCACCCCGGCAATGCCGGCGAACACCGCCACCAATATGGCAACCTTGAGTGATGTCAGCCAGGAGATGCTTCTTGCGATCAGGCCCTGCTCCACCGCGCCGGGGAACAGGTCAGGGATGGTCCAGGCCCACAATAATTTTACAATGAACAGGGCCACCACCAGGGAAACGACCATCAGCGCCAGGGCACCGGGAAATATTGCCATCAGCCAGTTTTTTTTCATATAAATTTCCTTTTTACATTATTTTATTAAAGATACCACTTAATGAAAATAATTTCAACAAAAATTCAGTCGCCCTTTGACAAGGGCGACTGATAATGGTTAAGTATTATTTAAGAATGGTCATTTTCCGGGTGATCCTTTGATTGCCGGAGACAAGCTGGTACACATAAACCCCGTTAGGCAGGATTCTTCCCTGGTTGTCCTTGCCATCCCAGGGGACAATGTTAGCCCCGGCCGGACTGCGGTCATTGTGAACATTCCGAACCTCCTGGCCCAGAATGTTGAAAACCTTGATGTTTACGTTGCCTTCGGCCGGCAGTGAATATTTGAAAGTGATCTCGCCCCGGCTGGGATTGGGATAGCAGGGGAGCAGCGCCAGTTCTGATCTTTTCACCAAGGACGAAACCACGATATTCACCGGTCCGTAAGGCGTTTTTTCGCCGTTGACATCCACTTCGGTAAGCAGATAATAATAACTGCCACCCTCCGTCAGGCTTTCATCGGCATAGCTGTATTCCTGGGGCTGGTTGGAAGTCAAACTCCCGGGTATCTTGGCCAGCAGTTTGTATTCCTCCTCCGAGTCTTTGGTCCGGGAGATCTCCCAGTGTGAGCAGTAATGCTCGCTCTCGGTTCGCCAGGCAAGAAATGGTTTGTGATTGGAAATCATTCCCGTAAAATAGCTCAGTTCCACAGCTTGAACGGGCGGTTGCCCCGGTATCACATACAAGGTGCAAAACATGGCCTTGCTGAAATCCCCGCCCTTGCCTGCCGCCGGTATCTTGCGGACGGCGATGCCGGAGCGGCTGGTCCCGTTGTTTAAGTAAGTGACCGGATAAGCTGTACCCAGGCTGTCAAAATTGGCCTGGGTGGTGCTGTTCCACATGTCGGCGGCATCGCCGCTGTTGTTGCCGTTGTACAGCTCCGAGGTATAGCTGGCCGAGGTCTGGTCGGTTTCCTCCAATGCCACGCCGTAGGCCCGGGTATTTGAGGCGTTGACTGTATTTGCATTCAGATAGGTGGTGGTGGTATAAGTGCTGTCGATATGATATATAGCCAGGCCGGAGCTGTA
This window encodes:
- the arfB gene encoding aminoacyl-tRNA hydrolase; amino-acid sequence: MGPSEIKANDVNIVYHFVRSSGPGGQNVNKVATAVQLRFDIVRARSLSETVKERVFKLAGNRINSQGILIIDARKYRTQERNKQDALDRLNALILKASAREKKRVATKPSYGSKLKRLDGKRLQGRKKVNRRKAVLTD